CTCGAGCATGTAAAACGCATCCCTATCTTCAGGCTCAAGAATATTATCGATAATCCGTTCACTGTATCCGAAGAAATTCATAATGTGAGTGGCCATCGCCTTCGCTTGATCTTCAGGCATGCCATTCCTGTCGATGCTATTCCTAATCGCCTTAGCCAAGTCATCAACCGTAAATGTTGATGACTTACCGTTATTGCCGTTGTTAGGTGACATGACAGGTCCGCTCCGTACGAAGTTAACGAGTTCTGAGAACTTTCTACGAATCAGAAGGTTGATTGAAATTTAGAGATTCTCTATTTAAACATTTTGCGAGCGCCATCCTTTGAAAAGGGGTTATTTTTACTAATATGGAACAAGATTAGCTAAATCATGAAAAAAATCATCAGTTTTTTGTATCTCTATATTCCTATCAAAATCTGAGAAATTATGATCGCCGAATTCAGTATTGTTCCGATAGGAAAGGGAGAAAGTCTGAGTGGGTTCGTGGCCGAATGCATCAAAATTGTGAAGGAAAGCGGCGTCAAGTATCAGCTCACACCGATGTGCACAATCCTCGAGGGCGAATACGATGAGGTCATGGAAGTTATCAAGAAATGCCACATGAAGATCATGAGCATGTGCGATCGGGCACTGACATCCATCAAAATCGACGATAGGAAAGGACGAAAAGACGCGATGACTGAAAAAGTGAAAAGTGTTAAAGAAAAGATCGGATGAATACGTTCAGTCAAACATATACGAATGTTTGTGTGAGCGATGCGTTCTTGACTCTCCACGTGGCTTCGACATCCCCCTCTATATAATATCAGCGTAGTCCTTCGAAGTCTTTCTCGATCGACTCGACGATGCGTTGTGCAACATTCCTATCCCCGTATTGCGTCGTTCTCGACGACCTGGGCCTAGCATTGCGAATTGCGCGAAGAATTTTTTCCTCGTTGGCACCAACAAGCACATTCCACCCGTCTTTGACCGTCTCCACCCATTCAGTTTCTTCCCTCATGGTAACACATGGAACACCGAAATAGTATGCTTCTTTTTGAACCCCACCGGAATCCGTGACAATCGTCCTCGCGTATTTCTCAAGAGATGTAAATGCGATGAAATTCAGCGGAGGCAAAATCTTCACATTTCCAGATGAGATAATCAAATCTTCTAAACCCCATAATCTAATACTCCTTGCTGTTCTCGGATGGAGTGGCAATAAAACCTCAATTCCGCATTTCGCGAGTGCCTTGATGATCACCTCAAGTCTCTCCTTCACATCTGCATTCTCTTGCCGGTGTATCGTTGCGAGAATGTAATTGTTCTCAGTAACCCCGAAATTCTGAAGGAATGACTTCGAGAGCTTCTGTTCAACGTCCATCAGGCATTGGATCATCGTATCTCCGACGACGTGAACCCTATTGACAATACCTTCTCGAGCAAGATTCTGTGCAGCAGTATCGCTTGGACACAGAAATATTGAGGAGATATGATCGGTGATGACCCTATTAACCTCCTCAGGCATCTTCATATTGAAAGAACGTAAGCCCGCTTCCACGTGTGCGATCGGAATCAATAATTTCGCAGCAGCGAGGGCGCCAGCGAGTGTTGAATTCGTATCCCCATAAACGATCACGAGATCTGGTTTCTCCTTAAGGAGGACTTCCTCGATCGCCATGAGCATTCTCCCAGTCTGGTTGGCGTGACTTCCTGAGCCGATTCCTAGATTGTAGTCAGGATCGGGAATGCTGAGCTCCTCAAAGAAGACCTTGCTCATTTCGTAGTCGTAATGCTGCCCGGTATGGATCAGCAGATGTTCATGCCTTTTCGAGATTTCATCCTGAAGTGGCGCGATCTTGATGAATTGAGGACGCGCACCAATGATCGAGGCGATTTTCATTGAAGGTAAAAATGAACGTCGTTGTAATACATTTTCCGACGTCGAGCGTTTGAATTCCATTGTCGATCAGAAAATCATGTATTCCTTCGGCTTCAGCTTACTTAATGCAATAAACCTGACCTCGTGGAATTCCCCGAGTTGTTTGATCTCGTTGAGGATCTCCGCTGGCACTGGATCATCGACTGTGAGCAACATGAGTGCCCGACCCCCTCTGCTCTCGCGCCCGACGCCCATCCTCGCAATATTAATTCCCCTGCTGCCAAGAATCGTGCCGACCTTCCCGATTACACCAGGAACATCGCTATGCGTGGTCATGATGAAATCACCCTCTAGCGGAAGGTCGACATCGAACGCGTCAATACCTAGGAGCCTCGGTTCATTCGTCGGAAATGTAGTACCACGCACTTCCCGTTTGACGCCGTCCGAATGAATCCTCACACTGATTGTGTTGAAATACTGGGATGTTTCTTCCACTCTCGACTCGATGACCTGGATACCTTTCTCTTTCGCAATCACCTGCGCGTTAATGATATTCGTGTTTTCGCCGGTGATATTCGATAGAACGCCGATCAATGCAGAGATCGTCAACATTTTCGTATCAAGTGTTGCGAGTTCGCCTGAGTACGAGACTTCAATTCTTCTTATTGGCCCGTCAACCAGCTGGAATGCGAATGCGCCGAGTTTCTCTGCAACAGAGATGAATGGGATGACCTTCTGGTCGAGTCGACCAATTGGCGCGTTGACGGCATTCGTGATCTTGTGTTCCGTTAAAAAGAGCTTCACATGCTCCGCCATTTCGAGTGAAACTCTTTCTTGCGCCTCCCTTGTTGACGCTCCAAGATGTGGTGTCGTGACGATATTTGGCAATTCAAGAAGTTTTGAACCGATCGGCGGCTCCTTCTCGAAGACATCGAGTGCCGCACCAGCGATCCTCTTCGTTTTCAGCGCTTCATAAAGAGCTTCCTCGTCGACAATACCCCCTCTTGCGCAGTTGACGAGCAGCGCTGTCGGTTTCATCAGATTGATCTGATCCTTGCCGATCAGATGATAAGTTGACGGCGTCAATGGTGCATGGATCGTCACGATATCGGCTTCTTCAAGCGCTTTCTCGAGCGGTAATAGCCGAACGCCAACCTTCACCGCGGTTTCAGGTGAGATGAAGGGATCATATCCGATCAATCTCATCTGGAATGCCTTCGCGCGCTTCGCAACCTCCGCTCCGACCCGACCAAGGCCAATAATCGCCAGAGTCTTTCCACTGAGCTCAATGCCCGTGAACTTGCTCCTCTCCCATTTTCCGCTCTTCAACGAGGCGTCGGCCCACACGATATTTCTCGCGAGTACCAGAATCATTGCCATTGTGTGTTCAGCTGCCGAGATGATGTTGGCGGACGGGGTATTCATGACAAGAATGCCTTTCATTGTCGCGTACTCAACATCGACATTATCGACACCGACACCCGCACGACCGATAACTTTGAGATTCTTGCCCGCATCGATTACATCCCTTGTGATCTTAGTGCCGCTTCTGATAATGATACCATCATATTCATGTATGATTTTAATCAGCTCTTCGTGGCTGATATTCGGTCTAATATCGACCTCTACACTTGAATCTCGGCGCAGTATTTCAAGCCCCTCTTTCGAAATCTCATCCGTAACGAGTATCTTCATGTCAACGCCTCCAGTACTTCATCCATCGCTTTCAGAAGTTCCTCAATTTCCTTTACAGTAAGATCACCCATGTGTCCGATCCGGAAAGTTGAATCTTTGATTTTCCCATAGCCAGGCGAGATCTCGAAACCTTTCTTCTTGAGTTCCTCCTGCAATTGATCGAATTTAACATTTCCCTTTGAGATCACGGTGATCGTGTCCGATCTGTATCCCTCCTCAGCGAAAAGAGAGAGCCGCTTCGCAGCCCATGACCTCACGGCCTCTGCCATCGCCTTGTGTCGCTCATATCTCTGTTTCATCCCTTCCCTCAGAATTCTTTCAAGCTGGAAATCAAGAGCGTACATTAAAGAAATCGGCGGAGTCGTGACGGGCAAATTCTTGTCAGCAAACTTTTTCATTTCCAGTAAATCGAAATAGTAACCCCTGTTCTCCACGCTTCTTGCCTTTTCCAGCAACCTCTCGCTCACGCAGATTATGGCAAGGCCAGGCGGAAGTGCGAGTGCTTTCTGCGTCCCGAACACAATCGCATCCGCGTCGAGAGACCTCAATTTGAGATCGATACCAAACGCGGCGGTCACCGCATCGATAAAAATGAGAGGATCACATTTCGAGCGAATCGCATTAATGATTTCATCAAGGGGGTTGAAAACGCCAGTTGAGCTTTCATTGGCAACGATAGTCACCGCCTCGACGTCCTCTTGCAGAGTGTTTCCCACATAATCGCCTCTGGTCGCTTTACCCCAAGGTATCTCAATTTTCTGCACCGTTTTCCCATTTAATGAGCCGATCGATTGCCAGCGTTCCCCAAAGGCACCGTTTGATATGCCAGCCATCTTCTTGCTAACACCGCACCTCACACATGATTCGAGAAGACCGGTCGATGACGATGGCGCTATTAATACATCCATATCCACATCCAGCGCCTTGCGAATCTTCTCAACGATGCTTTCCTGAAGATGTTCGTAATCCTTACCTCGATGCACAATCATTGGCTTTGTCATCGCTTCCAGAACTTCTCGTCGAACCTCGACAGGGCCTACAGTAAACAACTTACGATACACGGACACCCCCCAGAATTCTCCGCACGACGCTCAGGACCGCACGGGGAAAGCGGAGGGCATCCGTGATGCTCCTCCACATCCACATCCCGATCCAGAGCTGATCGACCAGCAACCGCAAGAATTCATTCGAAAACTCAAAATCCCCATGCTTGGCGAGTCTCTGCTGCGCGCTGTCGAGATCAAGTCGATTCTTGAAATGCCAAGCATGACACTTAATAACATTGCGATGCCTGTATGGAAAATGTCCTGATATAAAACTTACTGTAAGGAATTGGTCATTGAAGGGGATAATTCAGAGATACAGTTGATGAGCAAAGCGCCATCAAATGTTCCAAACAGGTTGGATAACATTTGATCACAAATGAGATCGATCGAATTGGATATGGGGAATAAAATTAACTGAACAAACACACGATCCCACCAGGCTTT
This region of Methanomassiliicoccales archaeon genomic DNA includes:
- a CDS encoding MTH1187 family thiamine-binding protein, with product MMIAEFSIVPIGKGESLSGFVAECIKIVKESGVKYQLTPMCTILEGEYDEVMEVIKKCHMKIMSMCDRALTSIKIDDRKGRKDAMTEKVKSVKEKIG
- the wecB gene encoding UDP-N-acetylglucosamine 2-epimerase (non-hydrolyzing), with amino-acid sequence MKIASIIGARPQFIKIAPLQDEISKRHEHLLIHTGQHYDYEMSKVFFEELSIPDPDYNLGIGSGSHANQTGRMLMAIEEVLLKEKPDLVIVYGDTNSTLAGALAAAKLLIPIAHVEAGLRSFNMKMPEEVNRVITDHISSIFLCPSDTAAQNLAREGIVNRVHVVGDTMIQCLMDVEQKLSKSFLQNFGVTENNYILATIHRQENADVKERLEVIIKALAKCGIEVLLPLHPRTARSIRLWGLEDLIISSGNVKILPPLNFIAFTSLEKYARTIVTDSGGVQKEAYYFGVPCVTMREETEWVETVKDGWNVLVGANEEKILRAIRNARPRSSRTTQYGDRNVAQRIVESIEKDFEGLR
- a CDS encoding phosphoglycerate dehydrogenase, giving the protein MKILVTDEISKEGLEILRRDSSVEVDIRPNISHEELIKIIHEYDGIIIRSGTKITRDVIDAGKNLKVIGRAGVGVDNVDVEYATMKGILVMNTPSANIISAAEHTMAMILVLARNIVWADASLKSGKWERSKFTGIELSGKTLAIIGLGRVGAEVAKRAKAFQMRLIGYDPFISPETAVKVGVRLLPLEKALEEADIVTIHAPLTPSTYHLIGKDQINLMKPTALLVNCARGGIVDEEALYEALKTKRIAGAALDVFEKEPPIGSKLLELPNIVTTPHLGASTREAQERVSLEMAEHVKLFLTEHKITNAVNAPIGRLDQKVIPFISVAEKLGAFAFQLVDGPIRRIEVSYSGELATLDTKMLTISALIGVLSNITGENTNIINAQVIAKEKGIQVIESRVEETSQYFNTISVRIHSDGVKREVRGTTFPTNEPRLLGIDAFDVDLPLEGDFIMTTHSDVPGVIGKVGTILGSRGINIARMGVGRESRGGRALMLLTVDDPVPAEILNEIKQLGEFHEVRFIALSKLKPKEYMIF
- a CDS encoding alanine--glyoxylate aminotransferase family protein, which gives rise to MSVYRKLFTVGPVEVRREVLEAMTKPMIVHRGKDYEHLQESIVEKIRKALDVDMDVLIAPSSSTGLLESCVRCGVSKKMAGISNGAFGERWQSIGSLNGKTVQKIEIPWGKATRGDYVGNTLQEDVEAVTIVANESSTGVFNPLDEIINAIRSKCDPLIFIDAVTAAFGIDLKLRSLDADAIVFGTQKALALPPGLAIICVSERLLEKARSVENRGYYFDLLEMKKFADKNLPVTTPPISLMYALDFQLERILREGMKQRYERHKAMAEAVRSWAAKRLSLFAEEGYRSDTITVISKGNVKFDQLQEELKKKGFEISPGYGKIKDSTFRIGHMGDLTVKEIEELLKAMDEVLEALT